In Gossypium arboreum isolate Shixiya-1 chromosome 5, ASM2569848v2, whole genome shotgun sequence, a single genomic region encodes these proteins:
- the LOC108482187 gene encoding glycine-rich protein 23-like, with product MGKEGKMGRVFASLVLVLVVVQASHARNVPSHVGLDNRQTTMPGASTEEQTLQADAPKADSPKGTSGIDDKKNFIYGGVGGFAGMGGYGGIAGGIPFLGGLGGIGKIGGIGGAAGIGGYTGIGGLGSLGGVGGLGGGIGGGGSLGGGSGIFPSP from the coding sequence ATGGGGAAAGAAGGAAAGATGGGTAGGGTTTTCGCATCTCTTGTGCTTGTTTTGGTGGTTGTGCAAGCTAGCCATGCACGTAATGTGCCTAGCCATGTCGGCCTCGATAACCGACAAACAACGATGCCAGGTGCCTCAACGGAGGAGCAAACGTTGCAAGCCGATGCACCGAAGGCGGATTCACCGAAGGGTACGAGTGGCATTGATGACAAGAAGAATTTTATTTACGGTGGAGTTGGTGGCTTTGCTGGGATGGGTGGCTATGGTGGAATTGCTGGTGGAATCCCTTTTCTTGGCGGCCTTGGTGGGATTGGGAAAATTGGTGGAATCGGTGGTGCCGCCGGAATAGGCGGTTATACGGGTATCGGTGGCCTGGGCAGTTTAGGCGGTGTTGGAGGACTTGGTGGTGGTATTGGCGGTGGCGGCAGCCTCGGAGGTGGCAGTGGCATTTTCCCATCCCCTTGA